The proteins below come from a single Natranaerofaba carboxydovora genomic window:
- a CDS encoding B12-binding domain-containing radical SAM protein translates to MRILLIQPRRLGIGFRSLMHIEPLGLEMLAGALEGHELKILDFMSPEEIIREAITFEPDMCGISCSFTVDLENALSIARGIKENLPSTLIFVGGHHAATNPQHFKDLSVDVIALGEGEEIVKDLAEYHAEGIDLKKVSGIVLNEDDGDGIKQRYTSSRPLIWDLDRLPHPRRDLVSAYRKNYYLGLRRPVYALETARGCPYKCKFCSVWHFYRSSYRMKSAKRVFEEIVDIPGDTVLITDDNFFANIDRAYKIGELLKEAGVKKYYNVQARSDDIVSNLELIDLWREVGLSSVFIGFEQIDQKGLNDLNKRNSIKNNEKALYELRKRGMGVTSSFIVDPSYDEKDFDVMLSYIKEKGVKTPSYSILTPLPGTVLYEEMKDKIVTEDCQLYDLLHVVLPTKLPLEKFYKEFAKLWKKTYIEGVKKPCVRSVKDVAFNPAMWFHSLSLLKGMNRFFKAENYLKSHEYRNI, encoded by the coding sequence ATGAGGATTTTGCTAATTCAGCCGCGGCGTTTAGGAATTGGCTTTAGAAGTCTTATGCATATTGAACCTCTTGGACTTGAGATGTTGGCAGGAGCCTTGGAAGGTCATGAGCTAAAGATTCTAGATTTCATGAGTCCTGAAGAAATAATTAGGGAAGCAATTACTTTCGAACCGGATATGTGTGGTATTTCGTGTTCATTTACTGTAGATTTAGAAAATGCCTTGAGTATTGCTAGAGGTATAAAGGAAAACTTGCCATCAACATTGATTTTTGTAGGTGGTCACCACGCAGCAACGAACCCTCAACATTTTAAAGATTTGTCTGTAGATGTGATAGCTTTGGGGGAGGGAGAAGAGATAGTTAAGGATTTAGCAGAATATCATGCTGAGGGTATAGATCTAAAAAAGGTTTCCGGGATAGTTTTGAATGAAGATGACGGAGACGGGATAAAGCAGCGTTATACAAGTTCTAGGCCCTTGATTTGGGATTTGGATAGACTTCCCCATCCACGAAGAGATCTTGTGTCAGCTTATAGAAAGAATTACTATTTAGGTTTAAGACGTCCTGTATATGCTCTAGAAACCGCACGCGGATGTCCTTATAAATGCAAATTTTGTAGTGTATGGCATTTTTATCGAAGCAGTTACAGGATGAAAAGTGCAAAAAGAGTGTTTGAAGAAATTGTAGACATACCAGGGGATACTGTATTAATTACAGATGATAATTTCTTTGCAAATATAGATCGTGCTTACAAAATTGGTGAACTTCTAAAAGAAGCAGGGGTGAAAAAATATTATAATGTTCAAGCTAGAAGCGATGACATAGTTTCTAATTTAGAACTAATTGATTTGTGGAGGGAAGTAGGCTTATCTTCTGTGTTTATTGGTTTTGAACAGATTGATCAAAAAGGATTAAATGATCTTAACAAAAGAAATAGTATAAAAAACAATGAAAAAGCTCTATACGAGTTAAGAAAAAGAGGGATGGGGGTTACTTCATCCTTCATAGTTGATCCATCTTATGATGAAAAAGATTTTGATGTAATGCTAAGCTATATAAAAGAAAAAGGAGTAAAAACACCATCTTATTCTATTTTAACTCCCCTACCAGGTACCGTCCTCTATGAAGAAATGAAAGACAAAATAGTAACAGAAGACTGCCAGTTATATGATCTACTTCATGTTGTTTTACCAACTAAACTTCCCTTAGAAAAATTCTATAAAGAATTTGCCAAGCTGTGGAAAAAAACCTATATTGAAGGTGTGAAAAAACCGTGTGTTAGATCTGTAAAAGACGTGGCTTTTAATCCTGCTATGTGGTTTCATTCACTAAGTTTACTAAAAGGCATGAACCGCTTCTTTAAAGCAGAAAATTATTTAAAATCCCATGAATACAGAAATATTTAA